DNA sequence from the Paenibacillus physcomitrellae genome:
TGTGTTCATTTTTATGAAGGAGGGGTTTCTGGTGAACAATAACCAGCAAATGCAAGCTTTGACCTGTAAAGAGCTGGAGTATATCTCCGATTGTATTTCGAATGAAAGCATGCAAATCAAATTGTGCAGCACGATTGCTTCGCAAACTCAAAATCAGTCTATCCGTCAAGCTTGTCAGCAATACGTGCAAACCCATGAGCAGCATATGCGGATGCTCGCCGACTGTCTGCACCAGCATGAGCAGTTAGCTCCGGCACAACTTCAATAAGGGATTAAGGAGAGATGATCATGACACCAAATCAAATGCTTCCGGACAAAGACCTCCTGAATACCACCCTTGCGGATCTTCGCCGCTCTGTCCGTGAATATGCAACGGCTGCGACAGAAGCTTCCTGTCCGACTGTCCGTCAGATGTTTACCCAGCTCACAGACAGCACCTTGAAAATGCAGGGGGAAATGTACCAGCTGATGTCCAGCAACAATATGTACAGTGCGCCTTCACAGGCCGCCCGCCAAGAGGTATCCAAACGCATTCAATCCGTTCAGCAAACGCAGACCCAGGACCAGCAGTTCGTCCAGCAGCATCTGTCCGGCAGCATGGGCATGTCGATGTCTTCGGGCCAGGGCCAGAACCAGAGTAATATGGGGAGTACCTCACAATATAGCTAACCTGAATGAATGAATTAGAATCCATTTCAAGGAAATAAGAACAATTGAACCGCCTTTCCAGACAATCTGTCATGGGATGGCGGTTTTTCTTTGCAGGAACCTTTAATTCATGTAATATAGTTAATAAAACTCAGCAGGCATAGGAGGGACACATGAAGGTATTAAGTGATCTTAAACAAAAGCTGATTGAGCTCCTTAGAGAGGATGCAAGGTATACTCCTGAGCTGCTCGCGACCATGCTTGGTGTCACTGAAGCGGAAGTCAAAACCGCGATTCAGGAACTGGAGCAAGAGCATATTATCGTTAAATACGCGACCGTCGTGAACAGCGGCAAGCTGGATGACGAGAAAGTGACCGCCTTGATCGAAGTGCAGATTACGCCTGAACGGGGCAGAGGTTTTGACAGCATAGCTGAACGGGTCTATTTGTATCCGCAGGTAAAATCCGTTTATCTGATGTCAGGAGCCTACGATCTGCTTGTTGAAGTTGAAGGACGGAACCTGAAGGATGTAGCCAGCTTCGTTTCCCAGAAGCTCTCTACTCTGGAATCGGTGCTTTCTACCAAAACCCATTTTATTTTGAAGAAATATAAACAAGACGGCGTCATTTTTGAAGACCATGAAGAAGATCACCGCCTTATGATTTCTCCGTAAAGGAAGTAATGAGATGATAGTGAATTCTGACAAACAACAAACCGACGGTAGTCAACCTAATAAATCCATGCAGGGCTATTTGGCCCCGCAAGTCCAGCAGATTCAGCCTTCCGGTATCCGGAAGTTCTTCGATCTGGTGAGCGGCAACAAAGATATTATTACGCTTGGC
Encoded proteins:
- a CDS encoding spore coat protein, producing the protein MTPNQMLPDKDLLNTTLADLRRSVREYATAATEASCPTVRQMFTQLTDSTLKMQGEMYQLMSSNNMYSAPSQAARQEVSKRIQSVQQTQTQDQQFVQQHLSGSMGMSMSSGQGQNQSNMGSTSQYS
- a CDS encoding Lrp/AsnC family transcriptional regulator; the protein is MKVLSDLKQKLIELLREDARYTPELLATMLGVTEAEVKTAIQELEQEHIIVKYATVVNSGKLDDEKVTALIEVQITPERGRGFDSIAERVYLYPQVKSVYLMSGAYDLLVEVEGRNLKDVASFVSQKLSTLESVLSTKTHFILKKYKQDGVIFEDHEEDHRLMISP